The genomic region atctatattaaaacaaaacactttggtGCCACTTGGCATTATTTTAATCCTCTAATTACCACCTGGCAACTTAATAATCCTCACAATTGTGATTTGAGCGGCAATATACATCGATTGGAGAAGCTTCTCACATACGCTTCTtttatactctctctctctcattctcTCATAATCGATTAAACCATTACTCTGAAACCCTAAGTGGCGATTCCGCTCCTGACCGTTTCAATCGATCATGTGCGAAGAGGTACAATCAATCTTGAATAATCAATAGTGATCATCGACGGTATTGAATCAGATATCTTCTTCTTTTATGATTGATTGAATGAAACATCGATATTTTTGTTATGTATTGATTGAGTGAATGAATGTTATTTGAATATCAATTTTAGATTCTCTGTTTGTTATTGTTTTTTGACACACGATTTCGTTTTGTTAGGGTTTTAAAAGCTGATATCATATTGTTTGTTTATATGATTTTGATTTTCACCTTCAGATGATGAATAGAAAAGGGTATGGCCTAGAACTGAGATGATACTGATACGGACACGATTACTGTGGTTTGATTACCCTTGTGTCCTTCCTTCTTTGTTTCTTCTGTTCCCCCTTTTGCTATATTAGAGTTTTCGACAAGGCTATGATGAGTTTGAAGTTCTGATTAAATATTGTTGAATATGGCACCTTGGCTTGGCAGGGTTGAAGGATGGTAGATATTCATCTGCAACCTCCCTTGCAGCCATGGTGCTTTCATTTTTGTGTAAACTCTGAGCCAGACTGTAGCATCTTTCCGACGATCGAAGGGAATTCCGATAGCCTTAGGTAACTCTACACACTTAGAAATCTTCTCTTGCACAATTAGTTAGTTATAAGTTATCCATTGTGTTGTGAAATTAAATCTTATGAGGTATTTCTGTTTTAATGAGCTCAATTTCAGGGTGATAAGTaacaacccgtgtaatacaacgCTTACATAATCTTAATAAAACGTAGAGTTTCTTTCTTATCTGCATAAAAATTTCTTAcgagtttatttattttttacgtAGGGTGTTCTACCGGTAGCTCATAAGTTAGCGAAAGGCGTACTTTTAAAATCTGCAGAGAAGCTAAAGCCGTACATGATGCCAGCTTTGACATCTCTTGGTGAATCATTAGATATGTACCATAAAGTTGTGGCTGCAGTATGTGACGGCACAACTGCTAATATCGAAAAtaaggatgatgatgaagaaccgGTATGATTTCTATATCGTTTAACAAAGCGGTGGTCTTCTTATAGTATTTATGTGGTCTCTTTTTATTTCAGGCTAATGAGTGCAAATTGGAAAAGGGGTCCGTAGATGAGGTTCAGCAGGCATGCTATCTAgctattttttgtatttttattttttttttgtttacttCCATTTTATGAATtcttatatattattataattttgtTATAGGCTGATGAGAGCAAGCTTACAACAGCAACATCAGATCATGTGGACCAAGTATGTTATTTggtattttaaataatttttataaCATTTATTAGTAAGTTCTAAAATAATTGTGAATTAGGTGGTAAAATCCGAGACGTGTCCTAAAGAATAGGTAGACCCTACAGTGGAGAACAAATCTCCAAAATCAGTTATGAGTAACGGAGTAAATGAGACGGTTAAGGAAGAAGCATCAGTTGACCAAGAGTCAAAGAAACTAGAGGAAGAAAAAACTCAAGAATCGCTTAATAAATAAGACACTGACGATTATGATGCTGACAATTATGTTTTTTACagttatttaaatattatattatattttaggaCTACtgtaatattttttaatttttgttcgTTTTTACATGTAAGTAATCTCTTAGAACGTTTGGTCTATTTGGTGTGCAGTGTGTGTGTTGCAAGACGACTTCATGgctatgcttttgttgattgtaaTGACAAGCGAGATGCTCAGGATGCCATCCACGAACTTGATGGTACTGTTATAATTACCTTTAGTATTCATATTTTACTTAATTTAAAGTTCCCGTCTATTAACCTGGGTTAGATTTATTAGTTTAGGAGTTCTCATATATTAATGACTAAACCAAATAAGAATGGGGGAGAGTAGAAATGTCCAATAACTTTAGAGGATcatgtggtggtggcggcgatggcAGTGTAGGGCATGGTGGAGGTCGTGGTCGCTCTAGAGTTACTGAAAGTTTAAACCGAGGTCATCAGGTGATTGTTTCTGCATATACATTTGTTGACACACCATATGGATGTATATATATTGTTACTAACACATAATATTGGCAGATGTATGGAAAAATGATTTCGATGATGTACCTGGGAGAAATTCTTCGTAGAGTTATGTAGGGTGCCTGAAGAGGCTGTCCTTTTTCTTGACACGCTGCCCCCGAAACTAAAAAGTCTGTTTGTGTTGAGGTATTTATATTACCATACTATTCATTTACGTATCTATTGAAGAATCCACATTGTCTTTATACATTTATAAATagtcaagaaaaaaatgaaataaaaaaaatgtcaAGGAAGTATAAGGGACAAAATTGGCAGGTTGTTCGGTTAACGGATCATAACATGTAAAGTTATGGTTCGGGTTGAGACACTTTGTGCCAACTGCCTAACGATCTATAGGTAGGTTTATGCATATTTAACCCAACTTTTATATTTATGTCTATGCAGGTCATCATATGTCCGAGTCTCGCTTACTACATCAAGGTAATCGTACCCATTGAGTATGATAGTTATATAATGGGCTTTGTTATTCTAGCGAGCAATTATTTTTGGAAAGGTAAAAATAGTTTTTTAAGTAAATATGAAATTTGATGTCAATTCCCTTTTTACAAATGATGCTTTAAATGTGCAACTCATGGAGCTGCTTGGAGCTCAGGTACTTTCATTTTTTATGGCCCAGGTTAGTATTTATCAAAAtttgatatttttatttaattgaaGATTGGTTATATTTGAATCACTTAATAAATGACATGGATATTTGGAGTATTCTATGCACATGGATTCTCTTGTGAACCATTTTGGGGCATAAACTGGGATCTTATAATACTAATTAGTTATTTGGCCTGCAGTTATTCCTGGCTGGTGGATGACGGTCTAAAGTTATTTGAATCAATCGAGGCAGAGTATAACATCGTTCCGTCACTTGAGCATTACTGTTGTGTTTTAGATATGTTAGGGAGAGATGGTAGTGTGTCAGAAGCTTACGATTTTGTTGAAAGATTTGGGGAAAaggtaattatttgaaagtttagGGTTTACTTTTGGGCTCTTGCAGAACCCATGAGAATTTCGATTGGCGAAAGTTGTTGCGAGTAAGTTGGTTGAAATAGGTCTGGTAAATAAGAATGCGGGTTATCATGCGTTGTTGTCAAATATATATCCGGGTTCTAAAAATTGCTATAAAATAATTTGTACAATAACATCTCAATACCTATAAAAAATGAATCAAAACATATTTACCTAAGTgagaaaaatcatatttttatacgTTTATATTGAAAAGTTCTTTCATTACAAAGTTCATCTCATTGCCAgtatatattatatgtttgtgttaaaccacccgcgaagctcgcgggatcttaggctagtatatatataaatgagatggatttgggcaATGTGGCATTTGTCTTTGGCCATCTAGGATGATGTGGCAATGTGATTTAGGAGGGAAATCCCATTCCTTTGTAAATTCGCAAATCCAAAGACAATGTACGCGGCATCCGAATTTTCTTGGGTCGGGTTATGTGTGCTCCGAAAACAACCAGCTATTATATTCGGATCATTTATAACCTAATTGAAATCTCATTTTACTATGTAATCTCCTTCTTTTCTTCTTGATTCGGTTATCTTCTCTCCCATTTTACCAAAAATTAGGTCAACATCAAAGGTAAATACACTGATTTGAACCTAAATTTATGTTATTATAAGTTTTGTATCAAGAACAGGGTTTGATTTTaacatttgttttgttttgatttttgtagATCCAACCGTAGATCTTTAAGGTATGTTGTTTATTCCTTTATCCCACCATAATCTGATTTACTTTGGTCTGATTTTTTGTAGATCCCACCATAATCTCCTTCTTTTCTTCTTGATTCGGTTATCTTCTCACCCATTTTACAAAAATTAGGTCAACATCAACGGTAAATACACTGATTTGAACCTAAATTTTTGATATTATATGTTTTGTATCAAGAACAGACTTTGATTTTAACATTTGTTTTGTTATTGAATTTTGTAGATCCAACCGTACATCTTTAAGGTATGACTTATAATCCTTTATCCCACCATTATCTGTTTTTTTTTGGTCTGATTTTTGTAGATCCCACCATAAATCACATTTGTTTTGGTCTGATTTCTGTATCTCTGACCATAAATCTTGAAGGTATGCTGGTTATTCATTACCTACATATTGATTTATACTATTCTCATTTTTGTACATCCAAATATATTTATCGCATTTAacgatttttatttgatttttgtattCATGTCATCCCCGAACTCTGGCATAACAATCGGAATCCCATATTTCTGCAAGCAAGAAGGTTAATTAAatcttttaattttgttttttaacttttataAATTTACCATCTataattttattatgtttttatgtTATGCAAGCAAatttttaatattaattataactaatatgttataaattttaaaaaataattatagaCATAAATTTATAATATTagttaaatttaaatttttttaaaacagAGTAATGTTCTTAACCTTAATTTTGGAAACTAAAGGAATAAATTTTGGTTGTCTAAGTAGTAATTGTTTCTATATTTAtgtttacgtttttttttttaaagattttatgtCCTTTGCAGTTATGGTTCCAGTCAACTCTTCAACTTCCCTCCAATCTTCTTCCAAGAATACCATCGGTTTCCATATTACAATTTATTTCTTCAACGGATCTATATATATAGATTGTTTTACATTCCTCACATTGTCCATCTACATCTACTTTTTATTCAATCCATATCTGAGGTTTACATATCGCTCTACAAACATGTAAGTTCTTTATGTTTAATTCATTCATTAATCATTATTCATGTGCTCTTGATTGTATTTAATGtttgtaaactatgtttatgtttatttactATGTATATTTTGTAAACATGTAAGTTGTTTATCTACTATGTTTATGTAATCTCTTGCGGAATATGATGTTTATAGTAAACCCCGACTCCAATTCTATTTTTATATGTCACTTTTTTAATCTTAAGTTTTGTTTTATGTGAAATGTGATGTTAATTTGTTAATTTTTAATGTgatatcattttatttatatcatCGGTTGCCTAATTTTGTTATAGATTATGTAATACAAGATATATATTTTGATGTTTTTAACGTTTTTAATGTTAGTATAATATgttgttaaatttttttttttgttgtttgtaGATTATTGCTATGTCTGAAGGTTCATCAAGGTATTTTATTGTTCGTTTTTGTTACTTTATGTAACATATCATCTACGTTCAATCtctgttgtttttatttttttcttatttaCACTACCATTAACATCttattttttaaatcattttcagtCTACCATGGTTCTTAAGGTTAATGAATGTAGCAGATACAGTTATTTTGGTAAGTGACAATTTATTACAtaatttttgttttcttcatatTAAATACAGTTTATTATAATTGTGTTATATATAAATTTAATGATattgtaattgtttttttttttttgttttgatagTGCATTCCCGATGATGCTGTTTGCAAACTATGGGGTGTTTATAAAGGTCCTACCAATGTTATGATACACACTGAAGATGGCCGAGAGTTTAATGTTTCTTTAAGCGGTGCTAAAGGAAAGTTATTCCTCTTCCATGGTTGGTCCAATGTTGTAGAACATTTGAGTCTAACGAAAGGTTGTTTGGTAGTATTTAATCCCATTTCGTCTACTACTTTTAAATTAACATCTTACGTTGATGGCGTTAGTCGTGGCTCTTTTTGGACGTATTTGCTACCTTCATCATCGCATTTTTATGTaagatttattatttattttttcttaTTGTATGTATGATCAAATACTTATATTCTGAATagattttttttctttgtttcttaTTCCCACAGGTCATTCCTGAAAGCATCCTGCCAAAAGTTGATCAATATTCATCAAATGATGTAATATCTACTGTAATGTTGGGTAACAAAATTTTTAAGGTTGCCATTGAAACATCTGACGGTAAAGTTGGATTTACCGTTGGTTTTGACGTAATGGTCAGTATGTTACATCTgaaggttgattgtattttgttAATTACAAAAGGTTTTGGCAATTTTTTCCTTTTAAAAGTTTTTGGAGAAAACGGACTTGAAGTCGATTTTTCTGATATAGACATCGAAGTGGTAAGTTTAATTTCGTTACTTCATAAGCTTTTATATGTTAATGTTATACAAATTATATGCCTTAATTTGCAGCCTGAAGTTGCACCTATCGATGCTGAAAATGAAGGTGAAGTACAAATACATGGTTCTGTTCGTCGTTTTAGACGTATGGCTGGTGAACGTTATTTTGTAAGTTTTAATATCAATTTTTCCACATTTATAAACATGATTTGCATTTTTTTGTTACTTAATATACATTGTTATTTTTCTttcatatttattattatttttatttttacatatataCAGAGGATTCCGGATCCTGTTTCACGGATGGCTAGACTTCATGAAGGTTTAAAAGATATCACTGTTAGGCTTATGCATCTCGATCCACCTAAGCAATTTACCAATGGTACAAGACGGGAAAAAAAAAACAGGAGGAGGTTGGCGATACGCGCTGACCGGTTGGAAGAAGTTCATGAAAGCTGCTAGAATTAACGTCCTTGACACGGTTCACTATTCTTTTGATGAGAATGAGCAGGTGTTGAGTGTTGAACGAGTTGAACCTTACGATAGCCGTACTAATTAGTTAAATCACAGTGATGGAAATTTTTTTgcctttcatatgttagattttATCTCTATATATTGTATTTTTTGGTTTTGACAGTCGTTATGGTTTTTATGTTAAACagtaattttttaaattttataaagacTTGTCTAATGCTTCTATATGTTACAAATTAAAAAACCTTTGTCTGCTTCTAATTTCAATTAATTACATTTATTCCGTACTGTTTCTTTTTGTTTAACCACTCATTTGGCATGTCTTGAAAGTTTAATATCTGTGTTAAATACTAATTACTTAAATGTTATAAATTGTTGTATATTGCTAATGATGTTACAAATTTATTCAAAAATTATATGTAAaacaattttattttaattaattaatcatttaacatgattttaattaattttgtatCCCATTCTTGCTTTAATCTTTAAAATTAATCTACATCTACATATAGTATATAGTTCTTATTATTATAACATAGTATTATGAACCTTTAGtactacatatataatacatagATTACACTCTGATTATCATTTGGTCAGCTTGAATCTTATGTTTCCCAACTTTCattctaatttttttatataacattTTTCAAAACTAACAATTATTATAAACATTATAATTATAGAAAGTCAACTCGATCTTAGTATATAACAAATTCAAAATTTAGTCTTTATTTTCGAATAGTTTAATCTTAGTTTACAGTTTGTATATTATAATTTTGGAAACTTATTATTCATATAAAGATACACaaaaatattttaaatattttattaaaggtTGTCAATTTTATTAATAGGTTTCCAATATAAGATTTTACTTAAATTACTTAAATAATTTTAAATAACATTTAAATTCTTAATGTAAACCCGGATTAATATTCTTAATATATACAGTTTCCAATTTTACAAATTTGAATTTATGTTAATTGTTAGTATGTAATTATAAATTATATCGTTTCCTTACTTATGCCATGATATAAAGACTATTATTTTTAGTAGAAATaatgaaaatatatttcttaaaaTTAGGAGTTTATGAATTTTATATAAATTGATCATTTTGTTAACGAACGGTAAGCAAACAAGTAGTACTTGTCCAACAGTCGATTGGTTATTACATATCATGGAAAACGTTGATCGGATCACATTGCTAAACGATATTGATGTTCTTACCACAAACTACACTATCAAGGTTAAAATTGTTAGTTTGTGGAGGAAGAAAATGAGGGATAATGAAAGGGAGACATATCGGATAGATATGATACTGATGGATGAAAAGGTAAGCTAATgaaatttttgtttgttttttatttttatttgatgtTGTTAGACTTTTAACATATCCTTTTCATGTTATTCTTTATGTTTACATAGGGTAGCAAAATTCAAGCTTCTTGCATGCACaagctattttcaaaatttgagaGGCATCTTAATGTTGATGAATGCCTTATCATTAAACGGCCATCTCTTGCTGCTAACACAGCATCTTTCAAGATTGTTCCTAACAACCAGAAGCTaactttttattatcataccttTGTCGAAAAGTGCAATGTATGGGACGGTCCGCAATACGTTTTCAATTTTGTTGAGTTTAATGATGTTCTTTCAATGAAAATAAAAGAGGGTACGACAGTAGgtatgttgttttttttatatttccaaTCTTTATATACGATAATATTTGTTTACTTtatatatagattttttttttgtatatgaTGTTATATCattatttgatttttttgttgATTTCATTGGCTATGTTGGTGTTTGTTATAACATTGAGGATACTAACAAGAAGGATGGTAGCAAAGGGAAACGTCTTAATCTTAAGCTTCAAGATCTTGAGTAATATACGAAACAACTATgacttttatttgtttattttccATTTTATGCATTTAAATattcaaaatgtttttaaacttagTATCTTCTTATATTATATTGTAGAGATGTTCAGATTGATTTAACTCTTTGGGACGATCACGCTAAGGACATGTATTCTTACATGATCAGCGAAAAGCGTGAAGCACATGTTGTCGTTGTTGTCCATTTCGGTGCAGTTAAATCATACAAAGGTATTTAATTCATATTGCATATTTATTAACAATTCATTTAAATAGAATTGTTACCTTTTTTTTGTATTTCTTATATTATCTTTATCTAACAATAGGCAAATGGGGATTATCCAATAACTTTGATGGTTCAAGAGTTTTCATTAACGACAACTTTGATGACATGCTATTGTTCAAGCAAAAGTAAGTTTTCTTATTTTAAcaatattttaaaaattttatcaATTTTTTCGTATGTTTTatgtattaatatttttttattgaacatttttatttattcaaaATATATTATAGGTTTCTTGCTAAACTTTCTGCTTCAAGTGAGTCAAGTAGCCATGCTGGGTCATATATGATGTGTTCTGTCGAAGATGAATTTTTAAAGAATGATGTTTTTTCACCACTTGCTTACCTTCCATCAATCTTAGAGGTTTTCCTaaacatttatttttttatattttatatttttaaaaaaaattgaacctGCATTTTTTGACTACCTTTGTAATAATAAACAGCCAAAGaaagttgttgttgttggaaCTATTGTGGCAATCGTTTCTGATAAGATGTGGTATTATGATGGTTGTAACTATTGCAAGTCAAAAGTTGAGAAAAAGTTTGAAACCTATGATAAAGATGATGGAACAAGTGATGTTAGAGATACGCAGTTGTATCAATGTTCTAACAAGGATTGTAATGGAAAAGAGGTTTTCCCGATGTCCAGGTATACCGTTTGTTAGTAATATTTTATGTTATTTTTCGTTCCACAACAACGACGTAGTTCGTCTATATGATCTATTATCATGTATTTGTTCATTATTTAAAAATCGTTTTTAAGGTTCAAAATACCGGTTCGCGTTCAAGATTCAACTGGAACTGTGACGCTTACATTATTTGACCATGAGGCGATGAAGTTTGTTCGGAAAACTGCAAAGGAGCTTATTCAAATTCAGGACGAGGTTATGTTTAGTTATACTTTACATTTATTAAAATCACATGTTTTTATATTTATTGTAATGacacattatattttttttaatatagttaTTGCAAACTAATGATTTCCCAAGAGAATATCCCGTTGAATTTGAAGAGTTGCTTAATCAAAAGTGTGCTTTTGTGATTAAAGTAACTGACTTTAATATTGCAAATGGTGTCGAGAATTATGGAATATCAGTTGTTACAACTGATGATGACATCTTGGATAAGCTcaacaaaaaaatttaaaatagatCAAGTAAGTGAttttttgtaatatatatatatatatatatatatattaccacTTTCGATAACCTTTTAATCTAAgttgaagtttttgttgtttgCTTTTCATGTTTTTACAGATTGATGCTTATGAAACTTTTGGTATGAGTCAGTATGAGTTGCAAACTTCTGGTGCTGAAGGTTTGAaggtatatattaaaaaattaagaTATATATAACTTTAATACTTGCCTTAATtataatttgtttattttttgtaAGGATGCCGATTCTTACACTGGGGATAACACCACACCTATTTCAAAGGATTATGCGGTTGACTTGAAACAATCATCCTCTGACATGAAGCGTAACCTTGATGATGTTTATTTGAATGAAGTTGGATTGGCGTCCTCAGCAAGTAAGCCTCGCATGTGTGTTGAGAAGGAAGCTTAAAGGAGATATAGGAGAGGTTGATTTGAATAATAAGAACTATTTTTTTGGTATTTCAATATTTGAATGTTGGTTTATTCGTAACATTTGTTCATGTTTCAAGACAATTTAACTTTTTCCTATATATTGTTACCTTTTAAGTTATCCTACAATATTTTTGGTTGAGAGTTATGTTTGGTTTTATTGTTTATTGTATGATGGTATGCTGtatgattattttatgatactacTTTGATTACTGATTTTACATTTGTAATCTAATAATATGCCATAATGTAAATATTGGTAAAATGTAAAACTTTTACGGTATTAGTTCTCATCTATCTATAGATCTATAGATATATATCGATTTACTATTTACTAATAATTTTAGTATTAACAATTCACTTACAACTCCAAAAATAATTTTAAGAAATATGCTAATCATGTCAATTTATATTATTCAGTTACGTTTATAAACATCTTCTTTTTAAAGTTTCTAACTTTAGCAaatctatttttataaaatgacGCAGTTTCTTAAAATATCGAAACTTATAAATATAGATTTCTTTTATATTTATGATCATTAATTTTGTTAAAATTCATTTTGGTAATGTATAATTTGAATTCCATAAATAACTTTTAGCTTAGGTCTATAAATTCATATACTTTTCATACTTGTGAAACATCATCATGGTTTTCTGAGTTTGCATTCTTAGCTTCCTTATGCTTTTGaataacttttttcattattattTACATTTCCAGTAATTTTTGTATGTAGTTTGTTATAAATCTTTTAATTCTTTCGTTTGGTTTTCATTCTAAAggtatttttgtttttttgtgtAGTTCTTTCTATTGTTTTAAAAATGCATAATAGGTTTGAACAACTTAAGTCGTATTATTCAGAACGTCCACATATTGACCTTGAAAATAAATGTAAGTTTTTTGTTCCTGTTTATGGTCAAAAGTTATAATATTCTTCAatttattattttcaaaagtgtaTATGTTCTAAATTATTCATttcgtttatttttttttattttggtgtATTGTTTTTCTCATTATAGCTGAGCAAGCTAAATGTAGGCGTTCGTTAAGAAAGCTATATATTGATAATAAGAGATCAAATGCAGCTGCTTTTCCGGAATATGTTGTCAGAGGTAATATTTATATAacttatattttttattattgttaatgtttgtttttacatatgtcatatatttaaattgttaattttttttattacttttagcTTTAGAGGCTAAACACAGGCGCAAGTTAAGAAAATTATACCTTGATCGTAAGAGATCAAATGTTACAAAGAAATTAATTTCTAGAGGTGGTACTTCAACATTGTCATCATCAACACCAATCCGGTTAAATAACAAAGAGAATTTTACTCCCAATATTTCAAACATCACCTTTCCTACCGAATCTTCAACTGCTTTTGGGACAAGTAAGTTTACATTTATGTTTCGTAATGTTTTGTATATTAATCATTACTAATTTTGTTCCTCAACTTCACTTCGATTATATTACATTTTTTATAATTACTGTTTATATTTTATTAGGTAATCATTTAAATTCGTCCTTTAATGTAAGATCATCCGTTATTACACAATCAactttcaagaagaaaggaaaTGTACTACACGATCAGTTTTCAACACCCATCCGTACACCACTTGCAAACCTATCAAACACAATGCCAGGTTTGTAATACAAAATCAAATAATCATTACTTGCTGAAGTTTcatatttttaattgtttttactACATATAATGTTTGAACAAATTATATGCAAAATACTTATTTGTAATTAATTCCCTAATGTAGCATATTCATCTGGAGCTTTTTCAAATCATAATAGAAAGACAAATGTTATTCATGACTCTTCTACCTCAACACGACGAATTACGAGGTCAAACAAAGAAAACATAACACCAACTTCGTGTGTTACAAACATACGTTCTCAAGTTCAAATTGAACCGCAGTTTTCTAATGCTATGTCTTCTTTGAATCGTATATCCTCTGGTAAATTTCATATTTATATTATTACAtacatttttaattatttaatttaaaaactTTACGaaaaaattattttgttttttcaGACAATATTGCAAGCTCATCAACGTTACCATTGAATGATTGCTTTTCTCTTCATCCTAGAATATCCAATAAACGTAACACAACTTTTTTGTCATCTGAATTAAGCTCGATAAAAAAGATGTCTTCTGGAAAGCGTAGACTTATTCATAAACCAATTGAAATACAACCCATACCAATGGCTGCTCTTGACTCTGATGATGAAAATCACGTTAACGAGGTTGTGTTAGACGCCACAAAAGGCGTTTCTAAAGGTAACTGATTAATGTTATTCATTGTTGTTTCATATTATTTTTTTCGTACtgtattatttattttatgttaaatattCAGATTACGTTGACCATGGTGACCAAACTCTTACGTGTGGTTTATGCTTTGCAAACTTATGGCCAACCGAAGGTGGAAAGGGTCGCATTACACTTCAAAAGCAAACATATAGCTTATGTTGTGGATATGGTAAAGTTGATTTGCCTGAATATAAAGATTCT from Helianthus annuus cultivar XRQ/B chromosome 10, HanXRQr2.0-SUNRISE, whole genome shotgun sequence harbors:
- the LOC110884338 gene encoding uncharacterized protein LOC110884338 — encoded protein: MSEGSSSLPWFLRLMNVADTVILCIPDDAVCKLWGVYKGPTNVMIHTEDGREFNVSLSGAKGKLFLFHGWSNVVEHLSLTKGCLVVFNPISSTTFKLTSYVDGVSRGSFWTYLLPSSSHFYVIPESILPKVDQYSSNDVISTVMLGNKIFKVAIETSDGKVGFTVGFDVMVSMLHLKVDCILLITKGFGNFFLLKVFGENGLEVDFSDIDIEVPEVAPIDAENEGEVQIHGSVRRFRRMAGERYFRIPDPVSRMARLHEGLKDITVRLMHLDPPKQFTNGTRREKKNRRRLAIRADRLEEVHESC